One stretch of Clavibacter californiensis DNA includes these proteins:
- the atpB gene encoding F0F1 ATP synthase subunit A has protein sequence MLHAPKQEIALLATAAPSIITLAAEDSGEGFHAPTLEEFFPPIAFFEGTGFDLNRIMLIRLLVMAVLVVLFVVGTRKLALVPGRGQNLVEMGVDFVRVNIAEDILGKKDGRRFLPIIMTIFFLVLGMNLTGVVPFLNIAGTSVIGLPLLLALVAYVTFIYAGIKDRGVMFFKNTLFPAGAPKPVYLLLTPIEFLSTFIIRPVALTLRLLMNMLVGHLLLVLCFSATWFFLFEAQGALKILGAGTLVLGFAFTLFELLVAVLQAYIFALLTAVYIQMAVAEEH, from the coding sequence GTGCTCCACGCCCCGAAACAGGAGATAGCGCTGTTAGCCACCGCTGCACCCAGCATCATCACCCTCGCCGCTGAAGACTCGGGTGAGGGGTTCCACGCTCCCACTCTCGAGGAGTTCTTCCCGCCGATCGCCTTCTTCGAGGGCACGGGCTTCGACCTCAACCGCATCATGCTCATCAGGCTCCTGGTGATGGCGGTCCTCGTCGTCCTGTTCGTCGTCGGCACGCGCAAGCTCGCGCTGGTGCCCGGCCGCGGCCAGAACCTCGTCGAGATGGGCGTCGACTTCGTCCGCGTCAACATCGCGGAGGACATCCTCGGCAAGAAGGACGGCCGGCGCTTCCTGCCGATCATCATGACCATCTTCTTCCTGGTGCTCGGCATGAACCTGACGGGCGTCGTCCCGTTCCTCAACATCGCGGGCACGTCGGTCATCGGCCTCCCGCTGCTCCTGGCCCTCGTGGCGTACGTGACCTTCATCTACGCCGGCATCAAGGACCGGGGCGTGATGTTCTTCAAGAACACGCTGTTCCCCGCCGGCGCGCCGAAGCCGGTCTACCTGCTCCTCACGCCCATCGAGTTCCTCTCGACGTTCATCATCCGGCCGGTCGCGCTCACGCTCCGACTCCTGATGAACATGCTCGTGGGGCACCTCCTGCTGGTGCTCTGCTTCTCCGCGACGTGGTTCTTCCTCTTCGAGGCACAGGGCGCGCTCAAGATCCTGGGCGCAGGCACCCTCGTCCTCGGGTTCGCGTTCACGCTCTTCGAGCTGCTCGTCGCCGTCCTGCAGGCCTACATCTTCGCCCTCCTCACCGCCGTCTACATCCAGATGGCCGTGGCGGAGGAGCACTAA
- a CDS encoding ATP synthase F0 subunit C, which yields MDPIILAEINGNIATVGYGLAAIGPGIGVGIVAGKTVEAMARQPEMAGSLRTTMFLGIAFSEALALIGLATYFIFTN from the coding sequence GTGGACCCCATCATTCTCGCCGAGATCAACGGCAACATCGCGACCGTCGGCTACGGCCTCGCAGCGATCGGCCCCGGCATCGGTGTCGGGATCGTCGCGGGCAAGACCGTCGAGGCCATGGCCCGCCAGCCTGAGATGGCCGGCAGCCTCCGCACCACGATGTTCCTCGGCATCGCGTTCTCCGAGGCGCTCGCGCTCATCGGCCTCGCGACCTACTTCATCTTCACCAACTAG
- a CDS encoding F0F1 ATP synthase subunit B, producing the protein MLTPHNVMAAGEEAPSILLPAVYDIVWSAVVFVVLLVVIWKYALPRVYAMLDGRTEAIAGGIEKAERAQAEADAAKAELTAQLAEARAEAGRIREQARVDATAIAAEIKEQATADAARITASAQQQIEAERQQAVVSLRSEVGSLAIDLASGVIGQSLTDDQRSTALVDRFLADLEASEIAGRTGSAS; encoded by the coding sequence ATGCTCACGCCCCACAACGTGATGGCGGCAGGTGAAGAAGCGCCGAGCATCCTCCTACCCGCGGTCTACGACATCGTGTGGTCGGCGGTCGTGTTCGTCGTCCTCCTGGTCGTCATCTGGAAGTACGCGCTCCCGCGCGTCTACGCCATGCTCGACGGTCGCACCGAGGCCATCGCTGGCGGCATCGAGAAGGCCGAGCGCGCGCAGGCGGAAGCCGACGCGGCGAAGGCCGAGCTCACCGCTCAGCTCGCCGAGGCGCGCGCCGAGGCCGGCCGCATCCGCGAGCAGGCCCGCGTCGACGCCACGGCGATCGCCGCGGAGATCAAGGAGCAGGCCACGGCCGACGCCGCCCGGATCACCGCCAGCGCGCAGCAGCAGATCGAGGCCGAGCGCCAGCAGGCGGTCGTCTCGCTCCGCTCCGAGGTCGGATCGCTCGCGATCGACCTCGCGTCGGGTGTCATCGGCCAGAGCCTCACGGACGACCAGCGCTCCACGGCGCTCGTCGACCGGTTCCTCGCCGACCTGGAGGCCAGCGAGATCGCCGGCAGGACGGGATCCGCCAGCTGA
- a CDS encoding F0F1 ATP synthase subunit delta — MGSASRASLDSARRVLAELGGVDLSTAGQLLGAGRAIGGSTHLLSALADTGIAPEVKHSIVDRVFGSTVQEPALRVLRAVVDGRWSSHDELLAGIEELGIRAVAISAPEGTPVESELFTFGRAVSTDDGLELAFGDKLGDPEAKSTLVHRLLDGRASEQTVVIVEQLVQQPRGRRIGELVRHAATLVADQAGLTIATVSVASPLSPEQSERLAQALSRRYSRRIELNQVVDRDLVGGLRVQIGDDVIDGSVATRINDLRLQFA; from the coding sequence ATGGGCAGTGCATCGCGCGCATCGCTCGATTCCGCACGCCGCGTCCTGGCGGAGCTCGGGGGCGTCGACCTGTCGACGGCCGGTCAGCTCCTCGGAGCCGGCCGCGCCATCGGCGGATCCACGCACCTGCTCTCCGCGCTCGCGGACACCGGCATCGCGCCGGAGGTCAAGCACAGCATCGTGGACCGGGTCTTCGGCTCCACCGTCCAGGAGCCGGCGCTCCGCGTCCTCCGCGCGGTCGTCGACGGCCGCTGGTCGTCGCACGACGAGCTGCTGGCGGGCATCGAGGAGCTCGGCATCCGCGCCGTCGCGATCTCGGCGCCCGAGGGCACGCCCGTCGAGTCCGAGCTGTTCACGTTCGGACGCGCGGTGTCCACCGACGACGGCCTCGAGCTGGCGTTCGGCGACAAGCTGGGCGACCCCGAGGCCAAGTCGACGCTCGTCCACCGTCTCCTCGACGGCCGGGCATCGGAGCAGACGGTCGTCATCGTGGAGCAGCTCGTGCAGCAGCCCCGCGGCCGCCGCATCGGCGAGCTCGTCCGTCACGCCGCCACCCTCGTGGCCGACCAGGCGGGCCTCACCATCGCCACGGTCAGCGTCGCCTCGCCCCTGTCGCCCGAGCAGTCGGAGCGCCTCGCGCAGGCGCTGAGCCGCCGGTACTCCCGGCGGATCGAGCTGAACCAGGTCGTGGACCGCGACCTCGTCGGCGGCCTCCGCGTCCAGATCGGCGATGACGTCATCGACGGCAGCGTCGCCACCAGGATCAACGATTTGAGACTCCAGTTCGCCTGA